The genomic region GTGTAAGGAACAGTCGCGTTAGTGCTGTTATGGCTGCGGTATCAAGTGTACATTCATATTTCATTAACATAGTTGGTCGACAACGCAACAGGGAACTAAAGAGCACCGACAGCTATTTAATTAGCTCTTATTCGCTAGCAACTCGGATCTTCAACGATATAACACCTAATTAGGGCTGAGATAAAATAGCTGCAACTACTCTCTAGCGTATCATCGTGTCTCCCTCATCCGTCGCTTTTTCATTTAAGATCTATGCACTTACTAGCTTGGATTTTGGGAATAGACACACGTCCTTATGGAGAGTAGTGTCGAGCATGACGTTAAGAAGGCGAATAGCATTTTCACGTTAGTCTATCACTCGTTCAGAATGTACCTTGATAAgacaaatttctttttcttgcCGACTTGTGCATTAGTGGAAGGGACATGGGATGATGAGAATGAGAAATTGTGTCTTGTAAAGGTTCTGCTCTTGTTTTCCTGTCACCTATTGAGAATGTACCTCGATCATTTAACTGTTTAGCTAGCAAAAATCTATGTACCTCTTCCAGTACGATGAAGATTAATAAAATCTGTGTTAAAAAGGGTTCTTCACAATGGCCGATAgtttgtggcggctacctccaggcCCGCCAGCAGATGACTCCTTCGTTCTTCCTACATCTTCCTACATCTTCCTACATCTTCTCCTTCGACATCCCAACGtttaaggcaagggcccgctagggaGGGGAGTCTAGCACGTGTTCCCCTCTCCTTTTTTCCCAAGCATCGTCACATTCAAATTGGTGACCTCGACGTGATTTGAACACGCAACCTTCTGATCGACGACCTACAGCACTACCTGGAGACGACACGAGAACCGAGAGAGGGCATACAGCAAGCACGGATTAACGCCAGGAGGATTTAAAAGCGGCCGAGACTGCGTAATCCCTCTCCTAATGTGGCCATCGCTGTCGATCTGCGGAAACGCTTGGCACTCCGAATTTTCACGACATCCTGGACCTACGACGACGTCGGCAGATCGGCGGACATCACGAGGACAATGCGTGACTTTACAGAAAGGCCATGTTAGGACAGCAGCGACTCACTGCCATCCCACGACAACTGTACGAGCAACGAGTTCACAACTGGAGTAAAGTTCACCGGTTGAGTAACGCGCTCACAACAAGGATGAAAGCCTGATGAAAACCTCAGCATCAAAAATGTGTGTCAGAGATGGAGTAAAGCAATGAAGGCTCCTTCTCATGACCGCGTCGGTACCTATGAGGTACAGCAATCACGAACAACGAAAAGCAATCTTCCTCCTGGAATCCTACATCTTCCTACATCTTCTCCTTCGACATACCGACGTCTAAGCCAAGGGCCCGCTAGAACAGCTTTatcgatgagtcctctagcgggtcccGGACAACACGTCGTCCCCTCACATTCGCCACGCACAACTGCCAAAAGTTAAAGGGTCCAATGGAGTCCAGCTCACCTGACTAGATGGCCTGGTAGCGACGACCTCGACGTCAGCATGTTTCCGCTtacgtttctttttttccttgTGCTCGGCCGAGCCCTTGGCCTTCGTCTCCAAGGAACACAGAGTACTCAAATTAGTCACAGAACTATCACTCGGGTTACGTTTCCTCTTGGGCGCGCTACCCGCCCCACTAGCACCACTAGCACTCGCACTAGCACCACTGGCACCAACGACGCCGCTGATGCCGGTCTTCGAGTCCGAGATCGGCTCGCCTTTGATCACAGCGCGGTTCTTGTGATCGTTTTCAACGATCACGTCGGCATGGATCCTGGTGTCTGGGGGCAGCTGCTGGGGCGGCGGCGGCGTGTCCACGATCTCGCCCTCTTCGGGGGTAGGTGGCCTCGGCGGCTGGGCGGTCAAGGTCACCGCCTGCTTCGAGGACGGCCTGGTGTCCGGCAGCTCCGTGCGCTCCCTGAATTCCTGACCCCTGGacaattgtgatatatgtgGCAGCCTGCTCAGGTCGATCCTGCAGAAGAGGCTGGGCACCCCGTTCACGTACGTCAGCGACGGGAGGGTCTGGACTGCGGTGGACGCCTGGGACGAGGGTCTCTTGTAAGGACTCTCGTTGCCGGTCGGCGTGTTCGCAGATGTCGTGTACTCCTCCACGTAAATGCCGCACTTGCCGCCGCCTTTACCACCTTTGCCACCCTTGCCGCCACCTTTGCCGCCACCCACCGAGGTCGAGAACACCCTTCGCAGCGTATCGCTCTTCTTCTTGTCCTGCACGTTCCCGGCGTCCTCCTCCTGCAGCTTTGGGCCCGGACTGTTGTCGCTGTCGGAGTTCTCCGGCGACGTCGTTCTTGTCGGCGGAGCTCGTGGCCTTGGAGGGACCCTGTGAGAACCAGAGTTAGATAGGCACTTGGATAGCATGGACAAGGAGAAGGTAGATACTGACCTGGCAACCTGGATGCGACTGTTCCTCACAGACACCTCGGATTCGCTATCGGAGTCCGAGCCTGCAGCGGCCACTCTGGAGCTAGATCTTCTCGATTTTGGCTTTGGAGGACTCTTCTTCTTTTCTTGCTTCTTCGGCGAGTCCGCAAGCTTGGTCCTCTTGATGGGAACCCTCCTCCAGCGCGAGTTGTCCTCGTCGGAGACGTTGGTGGCCTTGCCATTATTCGGTGGACTTTCGTCTTCGCTGGATGAAGCGCTCAGTCTTGGCCGTCTTTTCTCGCTGATGACCACAGCCGGCGATACTCTGGCGGGTCGGTCGCTGTCAGAGTCGCTGGAGGCACCGTGATCGTCGCTGCCGTCGTCGCTGGTCGCGATCGTCGCCTTTGAGATCGGCTGCTTCTTCTTCATCGGACTGCCGATCGGTCTCATTCGGCTGCGAGGCTTTCCGTTCTTCAGACTCTCTTCGGTCGCCCGGTGACCAGTTTTCGGGCTTTTCGTCGGCTTTCTAGGACGACCACGTTTCCTGGCGTCCGCCACCTTTGGTTTCTCCGGCGCACGACTCTCTTCGACCGGCTTGGTTTTCTCTTGGTCCGAGTGGTGGTCGCTGTCGCTCATCATCGTGATCAGCGAGTCTGTGTGCGTTCTCTTGAACGCCTCGTCCAGCTTCCAGTCGTGGTTCGCCTTCTCTCTTAAAGTCCTCGTGTCCGCCACCACTGCTGGCGAACCCGTGCGCCTGGCGCAATCCTGGCGACACAAATTGTCATGATTAATTGGAGTTTTAAGGCTAGATATTTCAACGAAATATCCAAACGATTTCTTTATTATCCTCTCTTTAATTAACCCGAGTCTATTCTGCCCAATGCGGTAACCCTTTGAGGACGAATGTCGACGTAGTGGGAACACTAGaattgcatattttattccagAAGTTGCAAACATAATTTGATGTGTATATAACAAAGGTTCAGAATCTATTGATCATTGTTCCCAGTATGCCTTTGATACATAGTCTAGTTCTCtgagaaaaatgtttttaaaaCTCTAAAAGAAAAAATCCTCGTTCGTAAAGGGTCGAAGACATCGTTGCGAGGAAGAGGGCTTAACTACCCAACCTGGCAAAGGTTGCTCAGTTTGATAAGAGTCGTCACGGTAGCAAAGGCTAGACGTTCCCTATTCCTCacaacaattgagccgtttatattgaaagtggcataagtcacttttttcttttttaaatgaaaagatatcgttcaattgtaattagtgttaccattaacccTTTGACATACCGTCTTCGTCgcagttactgtaattagacatttttcgattgcaataatttcttagaagggaaagaaaattggtgcttattgtgtgcctaaatttactcgaatgcttgaatattgatgacaagagattagaattttattccaatttcaaaggacagaataacatctatactcaaGTTATTgtcagaaattttcatgacgcgTCGGACACGTCAAAatacgtcaaggggttaactcgatttttttggaaaATTGACTTAagccgctttcaaaataaacgactcaatTGTCCCCAAAAGATTCATTAGTAAGAAGACTAGCGTCCTGCAGCATTCAATTAAAAAGACGATGGAGCGAACGTGATCGTCATCCTTTAAGAAAACAGCGTCCAGCGATCAATTGCGAATGAGAAGAAGAAGGTGTACCTGGGGTTGTTTGGTCTCAGCATTCTGCTCCCCGTGAGGCACAGCAGTCTTGTTCAGGAAAGAGCTGAGGTTCCATCTTGGTTTCGACTCCTCGATCACAGGAGGCGGATCCTCGATGAGATTGTCTTTCTTTGGTGACACAGAGGGTGGGGTCGTGGGACCTTTGGTGGGCTGCGGGCTGATCTCATCGTCGGAGTCGTCGCTGCTCTCCGAGCCGGACTCGGAACCGGAATCGGAACTGGAACTCGCGCTTCCGGAACTTTGAGGGGCCTGACCCGGGGGGCTGGGGGGCCTCTGATGGATTGTAGGGCTAGGCACACCTTTTGACTGCAAAGGGCTCACCGGGGGTGGAGATAACACTTGTTGCGGTGTTATCTGCTTCGGTGGTGAGGCGAGTTTGGGCGGGCTGAGCGGCCTTGGCGGAGACAGGGGGCCCACCGGTGACAGGCCCATAGGAGACATGGGTCCCACGGGTGGCGGGGCCGGCGTCATCGCTATCAAGGGTGCTGTCAGACTGGAGGAACGATCATTTTGTTAAATCGATGGTAAATGATAGTAGATAAATGGaatattagatttacggaaagGGTTTTATAATTTGTTAGAGAGTGGAGATCGGTTTTTTAGCAGCTCTGAGTTACTTTAAGGTCAGGCATGTTCTTCTAGCGAGTAGATTTAATGGTCTACATTTCTTATCGAGAGAAGATTTTATTCTTATAGTGTTTCTTCTAATATTTTATCAAGAAAACGAGTCATTCTGTCTCTGCAACGTTATAGCTTTAGGTTGCCAAAATCGATTATGTCGAGTAAGATTTTATGCTATTTTGATAGCTGTGtgctatttatattatattttcgtaCAGGAATGAAGATCGATACATATAGAAATTTAATCAAGGAAATTAATATGAGATAAAGAGACGAACGTTCTTTTATGTCCAATTTTTACTTGCTACTTCTTTAAAACGATTTATATCAATCGAAATAATTGAGAGTTCAGATCATTTCGATTCAAGACACATGTCTGACCTCTTGCCTCGTGCAAATAAATTGCGAAACATTGGAAACGATTATTGACTAAATACAGCTATGTAACTTTCTTTAAGACAGATCGCGGACCAGATAAAAATACGCGACTTTCTTTAAGACAGAATGCGGACTAAATAAAAATATGCAACTTTCTTTAAAACAGCTCGTGCGCCGGATAAAAATATGTAACTTTCTTTAAAAACAGAATGCGGACTAAACAAAAATATGTAACTTTCTCTTAAGATACAATTCAGGCCAAACAAGAATATGTGATTTCCACAAAGACCCATGGACTAAATAAATGAACATTCTGTCAGGCAGAATTTAGGCCGCATCAAAATATGTGATTTTCATTAAGACAAAATTTATGCAGAATGAACAGTGCGACTGgaaaaccattggtttcgcgaattcgaagaattttcatGGTGGAATTTCGCGTTGTACGTTAACAATAATTCTACTTACTCGACTGTGAGATCAGGACTTCTGACACCCCTTGTCCGTGACACCGTAATCTGCGAAAAAAAAAACACCATAACGATTACCAATTACCCTCATACATCATCGCAGTTCGCAATTGTCCGCCCCCAACACCTCATACCTTTTTCGGCAGACGAAACAGCACACGATAATTATACAAAGTTACGGATTAATTTACGAGAGAtgaataaagagagagaaagagagagagtgaaacaaACAGAGAgatggaaagagagaaagacagagagagagtgaggggaGTTCACGATATTAACGTATATGATACTTTGCACTATGGAACGCTCGATATACCAAGCCGTCAGAGTGGCAAACGCCCATACGCTGAAGTTTGAACCCAGTTAATTAATTTAGTGACTCGATTACCTTGCTCGTTTCATCCTCGCTGTCCTCGGACAACCTCAGGTCCCCTTCCACCAAATCTCTGCAACAAAAAGAAAATTTCTGTtcaggcattttttaaatcacTTTCGCACTTTATCATAGCACCGTCGCTTTTTGTTTTCAACTCGCCCGACcgtttttcaaattctttaTCCGAGCGTAAACTATGTTATAAATCACTGCGCCCGCTTTTCCACAGTTTCACGGCTTTCTCTGCTCGAAGCACCGTTCCACAATTTTTGTACGCATCTCGGCCGAAATTTCGTATATTTCCCGCTTTTGGTGCTGTAAATCGTTTCTGTAGTTCTGTGCACTTGTTTGATACTGGAATGGAAAAGTAATTCGAATGCTCGATGGAAGCTCCGTCAAAAGATCATTAGCGGTACCAAAATGTCAAAGAAAAATGGATAAATCAATAATCTGTCTATTCGCGTTATCTCCATCAATTCATCGCTCTGAAAAGATCGGATTCACAGAATATGCGACTTCAAATGTAGTTCAAAATTTTTATACGAGCATAAAAGAGTTTACGAAACCAGAAAATACCAAGCTTTTGATATAAAAAGTTAACAACAAATTGAAAGAGATCGAGTTTTCTCGGTCGTGCCAAGTAAACGTTGAAAATCACGATGCAACTCCTTAATTACGAAAGAGAAACAGCTGAGCAAGATATTCTTGCAATATTGTGGTAAAAGAAAATGTGATAATTAGGGTGACACTGATTTTTAACCAGCTTCCTAGATTCATTGTTATTGCAATATATCGATCGAACCGAACGCAAACCaggattttttaaaatacaaaacgGTTGAGCCGATATTTTCTGTGGTAAATTTTAGCTTTCTACTTTCGCCAGCTTTCGAGAACTGGTTCAAGAAATAAAGATAGCTTATCCGACTATAAAATCGCGGATAAAAACGCCGGGAAGGGAAGAGGGGGCGAATCCGCCGGTGGATAAGAAGAACGATCTCGATTAGaatcaacaagaagaagaacgtgCACAGGGAGGGAACGCGTGTCACTGCAACCTGTAGAACACGAACGATGCGAGGCGAGGTAGGAACAATCGTTCATTGATCTCTGAAACTGCTGTTTCACGCACGCCTCGCCTCCTCCGCCGGTTTCTTTGTCACCGAGCCTCGTTCCTGTTCCTCGCATTCCCAGCTGACGCTTTCGCTTTCGCCCCTTCCGCGAGATCGGCAATCGAAGATGGATCAATCGCGGATTTACTCATCGAGCAGACCGTTTTTTTCAGACGTCTTCGATGCTTGCCCCTTTCCTGGCGTCGTCCTTCGAGGAGCGACAGAGACGTTGCACGAATTTTCTAATTGGGAGATTGGACTTTCACCCCCCTTGGAGAATCGTTTATTTTTTGCAGACACGTGCGgacattgtattatattattatattattctgttGTTGTGAATTTTCTAAGAGGAGCTGAAGGCTAACTTTTgttcaataaaatttttatatagattcatacgaaattgtagaaaaacataatatttataattaaattaaatttgtatataattttatattattattattttatgtacgATTTCATTTATGGAAAATAAGAtttcatataattatttaaaaaaatataaaatatatatctatAGTATACATTAGTTTCATGTATACATTTATAGTAAAAGTTAGAATTTCACGTATTTTATAAAGATATTTTATAAGGAAATTAAATctgttattatcaatattatctaGTATTATCAAAATTTAAGGGATTCGCATATGAATATATGCAATCTAATGGAAGGTGTGCATCGGAtagcattttatgcatttataacgaaaatgaaaaaataatggaaatacctaaagaatttgaaaatactgtTACAATATTTGCGACTTACAGAAACGATCGAggaagaaaataaatatttcagtaGATTCCGTATTTATGAGAACAAGGGTGCAATTTAAGCGAAGCAAAAGAACTGAAATAATTGGAGACCATCGAGGATATATCACTCTGCGAAGCTTTTATAGCAAGGCAACGGGAAAAACTGATTAGAAGACAGGGGTGGATAGAAGAAACATCGCGATGTCTAAATGACTTGTTGTCCAACGACCCAGCCAAGGGGCAACAGCAGGAGACAGCCTAATTCTTCTGGATCAGCCGAAGTTCCATCGCTCCCTATTACTCCTTGCACCCCCGTTTTCCCGGTGTCTGAACACCTCATAGTTCTACCCTTCGCGGATGCACACCGTTCGCCCCATTTAACCGAAAGAATTCGCCCAGCATCCCTTCGAGAGATCTACGCCCTATTTAAGGCTGTCGGTCTAGAAGCAGACGGGTCCTTTTTCCGCCCTAGTTAAGATTGTCTGTCTACGCCGAAATAGACGGATTCTTCTTCCCTTCATTGTTATCCCGTCGCGCGACCGGTTACCGGAAACAGAAGTCTTTCAACTTCTTGAAAATCGTCGGGATCGAAAGGTTTTTCCCGGAGTTCAGACGCCATGGCAAACTTTCCTCGCGACTTTTTCTCCACGGAAAACAAACATGAAACTCGCTGTACAATAGACTAAAATACATTTCTCCTCTGCGGTTCGCGTACCAACAGTTATGGTACAACTACTCGATCATCTATATtactatagtattattatagtacAACTACTCGAGAGTTAAAAAACTACCCTTAATTTATGATCTtctcgaatattttccaaggaGATTCTTCTtcccgtaaataaataataataactaagtagtttaataataataataataataataataataactaaatagTTTGATAGTAAGAACTAAGTAGATTAATCATAAAAACTACTAAgtagtttaataataataataactgagtagttcaataatagtaataattgagtagttcaataataataataataactgacTAACTCGCTAAGCGATTTAACAGTATCTAGAGCGCAGTATTAGTCAGTGGAATTCCCAGTGAATGAACAAAAGCGGTGCTAAAATTAGAAAATGTGCGACTCCACGATCGGATCCGGTAATTATCCCGGAGCAATGCGAAAATAATACCGGAAAGCGGTCGAGTCACGCTGAATAATTCATCGCGTCGAAAATAGCGTCCCATTCACGGGTCCATCACTGGATTTATCATCGCTTAGGAGCCGCCGAAATATCGACATCCTGTCCGGCCGCGCGAATCTCTcaatcgacgcgacgcgacgttggTGTTCGAGTTGGTGACCAGCGTAATCGCGCGTGCTGTTCTCTGGGGTCTCTCTTCTGGGAAGAAGGCGCAAGAGGGGGATGGGAATGAAGAGGGGCGAAAAAAGGAGAAGCGAAGACGAGGGTCCTTTCACCCTCGATCAGCGAAGCGCGCGAGCCTAAAGCCGCGGAGATGCTACTCGAACGGCGGACAAAGTACGCGAGAGCCTCCACAGAGGGgaaacgaagagagagagagagagagagagagagagagagagagagagagagagacaaagagaaagaTAAatagacagagggagagagagagaggagcgagagagagagacaagctGGAAGATAAAGCGGGAAAGCACGTGAAGCGCCGAACGCGGATGTGCCTAGGGTCGACGACCCTAAACACGCTGTCCTGCGTCCTCGTCGATGCTCGTGGATACGAGAAACCGTCTGCCAGCCGAGCCTAAGGTCGCTTAGCCGACTCCTCTTCCCCGTGGCTAGCCTATCCCGCTCCACCGAGCCTGCTCCTGCACGATTTAGGCTCGACTGGCTCGCCGAGAATTCAATGAGACTCCAAAACAGATGAATGAACCTCTGTCTCCACGCTTTTCGACCGCAAACTCGATTCGAAGCAATCGACACGCTTCTTTTTCACCATGGCACGATCAGACTTCGGTCGTTTTTTAGCCAGAGGCAGAATTGTTAACGCGTTCGGCGGTTAACAAAACGCGAAGACAATGATAACACGTAATCGCGTAAAatgttaattttaataaaaatcacTCCTTTGTTCTCAGAGCCGCgcattgtcattctttttgcaGTTTTTCGGATGGGATTTAGGTTCATAGGACGCGTAATTCTATTGTGAAAAAATGCCCGTTTTAGTTTTCGTTTTTAATCGAAGGCACAAAATGCTGGGCTGACTTATTACGAGGAAAAAAGGTTGTTTCGTTTTTCCAACAAAATGTCGTTTTGTAAGCGTGTTAGAAAATTTGATTCAGTATTCTTCCAATAAAAAAACAAGACTGCAgcataagatttcaaagctaccagaaaaatgttaaaaaatctTCTTTTCACTctaaacgttaaaaaattgtcTTTCATCTTCTGAAAGACAAttgaaagaacgaaacaacttttcaAAAGAGCCAAAATAGACAGTTAGAAATGAATCATAGCAACATTCTTCTCGTTCGACGGATCACAATAAAAATGGATTCAAGAAGCTTCGGCACTAGACCGACTGAGCCCTATATAATagcaattaatataaatatctaACATATAAAAATATCAAGATTGAATCTGTTTAGACTTCCCGTCATTTCGATTATAGCGCGTGCCCGAATTAAAAGAGATTCCGCCGCCACCCACGACGATCCTGGTCATCGTAATCCGAACAATTTCAAAAGAAGCAACACGGCGCCCGTGTGTCAAAACGAAACGGGTGCATTGCCAGAAGAAAAAAACAATCAGGTGCAGAGAAAGTTGGATCGCGGCACGTTTATCTTGCGGCATAAATTTCTGGTAGCACGAGCGCGCGCCGTTAGAGACACGGCCAGGCCGGGGccgattttattgatttattaaacGAGATCGCGTTAGAAGTTTTGATTGACTTCAGAACTCGCGGGGACTCGATATGGCCGCCGGGAAATTGGTAAAATAGTCGGCGGGAGGAGAGAAGCGTACGGAACTCATAGATATTCTCGAGAGGTGAAAATTGCACGGGCTTGTGGGTCCGCAGCTCTGATACCTTCGATTATGATCGCTCGCTATACAGCTTCTGGTATACGGCAGAAGGCTCGGATTTTATTTGGTCTGGGGATTaggtatgagagagagagagagagagagagagagagagagagagagagagagagagagagagagagagagggagttcTGTCGTGGTCGAGGAATATTGTTGGCGGTATTATAGTAATCTACGATAATCTGATTTGGCCGGTTTGTTCTGCCCCGACGTCCCTATTAACTTTGGACTGCTTAACCCTTCTACGGGTGCTCGACTTTTCTGGGCTGCGTCGCTCGCCAACTGTATTGCGGTTaatcttgtttttctttttcatcCGATAcgagaaataaattgtttacgaATATATAATTTGCATCGTTCTTTCGCTTCCGTCGCGAGaaatcaattgcaatttttcatTCGGTTTAGGCAATGTCTGCGAGTTTTATGCTACCCTATCGTCGAAAATGCATATTAAGTTATATTAAGTGTTATGAAGTTATCGCATTTTGTGCATTGAAAACGTATAATGTCTGCATTTTCTTAACTATGTTCCCATAGCACAAAATGCATGGAACCAAATACGATTagaaataatatgaaaattgaTAAAACGAAGTCGAAATCAGTACgagaagtaattaaaaaatacgATAGTTATATCGACGAAAAGAAacgttaattttcttttataaaatcggtgttatttttatcgtaatataaaaaatatatatatatgtgtatgtgCTTGTTCCAGTTTActataattaaatgtactattaaatatattaaatgtataataaatactattaaatgcactataaacaaatgtacgaatTTCTAACGATTTCCTATCGGTTTTCGAAATCAATTTAACCTTCTGTCGACGCCCAAATACTTTTACAGGAGAGTGTATCTTTCTCTTAAACGCTATCGTCGGAGAATCTTGGAATCGTCAAGCGGACGTTTTCGGTATATGCGCATTCCTACGATCGCTGGCCCAAGATTATTATACCATATATTCCGCAGAAATATGCGAAACATTACACATTCTAATGTGTCGAAATCGGCGCCCTTATTTCAGGATCAAGGGAACAGCAGAAGAGGTTTCGTCGCCGGCCATATCTCCCTTGATAACAGAATTATCGGCTTATTGGACCTCGGAGCGAGGATCATCGATATCGTTCAATCCTGGCCGTCCGGAGCATTAATCCTCGCGGAAAACGGTACAGGGTAATCGCGAGTGGAATCTATTTCCATCTGTCACCGCGTTAATGCGGCTCGTTCCGGCGATCGCGCGGAAAAAGGAGCAGAAACCTGTTTGCCGCGGGGCCGAGGTTTCTTTAACCTCGCGTGATCCTCGCCGGCTTTACAACGGAACACGGCCTGCGCCAATGAGAGAGCCGATTTTGCGCGCATACCCGATGCCCGTACGTCCATTAGCCGCCGGACGTTCCGCCGTTTCGAGGAAATTGAAAAGCGTCGGGGATCGCGAAGGCCGGGACCGGCTGCGATATCTTGCTTCGGATGCGACACGGCGCGACGATTCGATCGCGACTTTTTACGCGGCGTCAATTAAAAATCGTGTCTTCCAGGATCTCGAACAACGGACGACGGAAGGGAGGGCTTGACGGCGCTTccgaaatttttatattttcatgggAATTTCAAGGATCGCAGCGATTTGTTCGAGAGACGAGTTTTGCGCGTGGCTTCGTTTCGTAaatgttaaatgaaaatgtatttatCTAACGAGCCGAGACCTTTAGGatgtacaaatataaatatatgaatcGGAAGACAAATGAAACGATAACAAGATCATATAATTACGAGAACGTTGATTAATCTTCAGAAAAATTACCCAAAAATATGGAGCACGTTGCAATATTCATTtacattgttattatttttcgcAAAATCTTTTCAACTGTTTATCTTCGAGCTTGAAGAAAATCTTAGTTAGATAATGTGTTAAGAGGATTGATCGTAAGAAAGATTTTTCGGGTAGATCGTGTATCAAAACTCAACCCCTTCGACCGCATTAGAATAACAAATTGTACCGTTGATTATACTTCGTCTAAATTGGAGTCTCGTTGCTCCCCATCATTTAATTACACCGTGAAGGGGTTGAACACATGGCCGGATTAAGCCTCCCCCAAGCCCTAGTCCCTCTCGCGTTCGGCCACCCTTGCCTCTCGCCCCTTCCCAATTcctgtaaaatattttgttaatcCCGCTTCCGACGGCCCTGGGCAGAGAGCCCG from Megalopta genalis isolate 19385.01 chromosome 3, iyMegGena1_principal, whole genome shotgun sequence harbors:
- the lilli gene encoding AF4/FMR2 family member lilliputian isoform X6; the encoded protein is MSVQAEQAAAGGGPDTRHHHHGHHNHTHHHNNPHGVAAPLFRAPVRMNPDAQDSTTQQIQSKLGNYSLVKHLLDDPKRLIGIEGVPASPAPSTASSLLRTSLGSVGSNSRSSPSSQEFKKPGGPRTGGSSSSSSSHQRGGFVKPADGKPPYGGRGGYPGQPVKHGGNSNDHRSHGLLPAKGPPPNSPGNGTLGGNTGIVHSGGSRLHSAASRLSRLPLDNGTSSRPVPADNSEDLDIIMKEMTVPSTPLTAIAQTPRKELETKFTFNPVLAKLTEVPPPEPTKPQRERQSASRLSADLVEGDLRLSEDSEDETSKITVSRTRGVRSPDLTVDLTAPLIAMTPAPPPVGPMSPMGLSPVGPLSPPRPLSPPKLASPPKQITPQQVLSPPPVSPLQSKGVPSPTIHQRPPSPPGQAPQSSGSASSSSDSGSESGSESSDDSDDEISPQPTKGPTTPPSVSPKKDNLIEDPPPVIEESKPRWNLSSFLNKTAVPHGEQNAETKQPQDCARRTGSPAVVADTRTLREKANHDWKLDEAFKRTHTDSLITMMSDSDHHSDQEKTKPVEESRAPEKPKVADARKRGRPRKPTKSPKTGHRATEESLKNGKPRSRMRPIGSPMKKKQPISKATIATSDDGSDDHGASSDSDSDRPARVSPAVVISEKRRPRLSASSSEDESPPNNGKATNVSDEDNSRWRRVPIKRTKLADSPKKQEKKKSPPKPKSRRSSSRVAAAGSDSDSESEVSVRNSRIQVARVPPRPRAPPTRTTSPENSDSDNSPGPKLQEEDAGNVQDKKKSDTLRRVFSTSVGGGKGGGKGGKGGKGGGKCGIYVEEYTTSANTPTGNESPYKRPSSQASTAVQTLPSLTYVNGVPSLFCRIDLSRLPHISQLSRGQEFRERTELPDTRPSSKQAVTLTAQPPRPPTPEEGEIVDTPPPPQQLPPDTRIHADVIVENDHKNRAVIKGEPISDSKTGISGVVGASGASASASGASGAGSAPKRKRNPSDSSVTNLSTLCSLETKAKGSAEHKEKKKRKRKHADVEVVATRPSSQQSGIQPTNHEREEKSETSLLPPPPPPQRVYYSYFNPQNEVLEDQDRWDQNQYLMEAKRLKHSADKECELTAQGMLYLEAVLCFLLTGNAMESDPLTERASFTMYKDTLSLIKRSSRYISSKFKSQQNSSPESSIHNKLAILSLFCQSLIYLKLFKMHKPEVKQTQKLLTEYHQKQAAQATPVQPEGQGTPSLSPTPSPAGSVGSVGSQSSGYSSGELANRGAASGQAQAAPYVSVPFGIYSAMAKQNYQFNLMLNCHELWDQAHALVTDKHRDFFIELDEKLGPLTLKSSLRDLVRYVQAGIKKLRDL